The proteins below come from a single Drosophila miranda strain MSH22 chromosome Y unlocalized genomic scaffold, D.miranda_PacBio2.1 Contig_Y1_pilon, whole genome shotgun sequence genomic window:
- the LOC117191838 gene encoding LOW QUALITY PROTEIN: NADH-ubiquinone oxidoreductase chain 5-like (The sequence of the model RefSeq protein was modified relative to this genomic sequence to represent the inferred CDS: inserted 2 bases in 1 codon; substituted 4 bases at 4 genomic stop codons), with translation MAAPTPVSALVHSSTLVTAGVYLLIRFNILLRTSXLGQLLLLLSGLTIFIAGLGANFEFDLKKIIALSTLRQLGLIIRILSIGFYKLAIFHLLTHALFKALLFICAGAIIHNINNSQDIRLIGGLRIHMPLTSACFNVSNLALCGIPFLAGFYSKDIILEIVIISNNHLFXHFFYFFSTGLTVSYSFRFVYYSITGDLNCGSLNILNDERXIILRGIIGLLIIRIIGGRILNXLIFPYPYIICLPLSIKLLTLFVCIFGGLLGYLISLTKLYSLNKSFIFYNFSTFLGSIXFIPYIRTYGIIFYPLNYGQIVVKSFDQG, from the exons ATGGCTGCTCCTACTCCTGTTTCTGCGTTGGTTCATTCTTCTACTTTGGTTACAGCTGGGGTATATCTTTTAATTCGgtttaatattttattaagAACTTCTTGATTAGgtcaattattattattattatctgGTTTAACTATATTTATAGCTGGTTTAGGGGCTAATTTTGAATTTGATTTGAAAAAAATTATTGCTTTATCAACTCTTAGACAATTAGGATTAATAATAAGAATTCTTTCTATAGGATTTTATAAATTAGCTATATTTCATTTATTAACTCATGCATTATTTAAGGCTTTATTATTTATATGTGCAGGTGCTATTATTCACAATATAAATAATTCTCAAGATATTCGTTTAATAGGAGGTTTAAGAATTCATATGCCTTTGACTTCTGCTTGTTTTAATGTTTCTAATTTAGCTTTATGTGGAATACCATTTTTAGCTGGATTTTATTCAAAAGATATAATTTTAGAAATTGTCATAATTAGTAATAAtcatttatt tcattttttttattttttttctacAGGGTTAACTGTTAGTTATTCTTTTCGGTTCGTTTACTATTCAATAACTGGTGATTTAAATTGTGGTagtttaaatatattaaatgaTGAAAGATGAATTATATTACGTGGTATAATAGGGTTATTAATTATAAGAATTATTGGGGGTAGAATATTAAATTGATTAATTTTTCCTTACCCTTATATAATTTGTTTACCTTTATCAATAAAATTATTAACAttatttgtttgtattttTGGGGGATTATTAGGttatttaatttctttaaCTAAGTTATATAGTTTAAATAaatcttttattttttataatttttcaacatttttaggatCAATATGATTTATACCTTATATTAGAACTTATGGAATAATTTTTTATCCTTTAAATTATGGTCAAATTGTTGTAAAAAGTTTTGACCAAGGGTGA